Proteins from one Arsenophonus apicola genomic window:
- the carA gene encoding glutamine-hydrolyzing carbamoyl-phosphate synthase small subunit — MIKPAILVLEDGTQFHGHSIGAEGIVVGEVVFNTSMTGYQEILTDPSYSRQIVTLTYPHIGNTGINPDDEESAIIHAQGLVIRDLSLIYSNFRGKESLSDYLKRHKTVAIADIDTRKLTRLLREKGAQNGCIITGNNLDAHLALEKIKLFGGIKGLDLAKEVTTKEVYTWQQQSWQLAADGLSTIKAREQLPYHVVAYDFGVKQNILRLLVDRGCYLTVVPATTPADEVLKMAPDGIFLSNGPGDPAACDYAIKAIKQFLTTEIPIFGICLGHQLLALASGTDTVKMKFGHHGGNHPVKDLVNNCVMITAQNHGFAVDETTLSDKLRVTHKSLFDSSLQGIHRTDKPAFGFQGHPEASPGPKDAEPLFNYFIELIIKYRQINLATQVD; from the coding sequence TTGATTAAGCCAGCTATATTGGTTCTGGAAGACGGAACCCAGTTTCATGGTCATTCCATTGGGGCTGAAGGAATTGTTGTTGGAGAAGTTGTTTTTAATACATCAATGACTGGATATCAAGAAATTCTCACTGATCCTTCCTACTCCCGCCAAATTGTTACACTTACTTATCCTCATATTGGAAACACGGGCATCAATCCTGATGACGAAGAGTCTGCTATCATTCATGCTCAAGGGCTTGTTATACGTGATTTATCATTAATTTATAGTAACTTTCGCGGAAAAGAAAGCTTATCTGATTATTTAAAGCGCCATAAAACAGTAGCAATTGCTGATATTGATACTCGTAAGCTTACGCGGTTATTAAGGGAAAAAGGCGCACAGAATGGTTGTATTATTACTGGCAATAATTTAGATGCCCATTTGGCATTAGAAAAAATTAAATTATTTGGTGGAATAAAAGGACTGGATTTAGCTAAAGAAGTCACAACTAAAGAGGTTTATACCTGGCAACAGCAGAGTTGGCAGCTGGCAGCCGATGGATTATCGACTATTAAGGCACGGGAGCAACTCCCTTATCATGTTGTTGCTTATGATTTTGGTGTCAAACAAAATATTTTACGCTTACTCGTTGATCGCGGTTGTTATTTGACGGTTGTTCCAGCAACAACCCCTGCTGATGAAGTATTAAAAATGGCACCTGATGGAATATTTCTTTCTAATGGCCCGGGTGATCCAGCCGCTTGTGATTATGCGATCAAAGCCATCAAACAGTTTTTAACGACAGAAATCCCTATTTTTGGTATTTGTTTAGGTCATCAATTACTGGCACTAGCTAGTGGAACCGATACCGTTAAAATGAAATTTGGCCATCATGGTGGTAACCATCCAGTAAAAGATTTAGTTAATAATTGCGTTATGATCACCGCACAAAATCATGGTTTTGCGGTTGATGAAACAACATTATCTGACAAATTGCGAGTTACCCACAAATCACTATTTGATAGCAGCCTACAGGGCATACATCGTACCGATAAACCTGCATTTGGATTTCAAGGACATCCTGAGGCAAGTCCTGGCCCTAAAGATGCAGAACCTCTATTCAATTATTTTATTGAATTGATTATAAAGTATCGTCAAATAAATTTAGCTACTCAAGTTGATTGA
- the lspA gene encoding signal peptidase II, protein MKNPICSTGLRWLWLTVVILIVDLGSKQLILNHFQLYESIPLMPYFNLAYAQNPGAAFSFLADKGGWQRWFFAFVAIVICVVLIVMMYRQSVNKKLSNIAYALVIGGALGNLCDRLVHGFVVDFIDFYVGDWHWPTFNIADMAICIGAALIILDSFINTDKKVSAA, encoded by the coding sequence ATGAAAAATCCTATTTGCTCTACTGGCTTACGCTGGTTATGGTTAACGGTTGTGATATTAATTGTTGATCTTGGTAGTAAGCAACTCATTTTGAATCATTTTCAATTATATGAGTCGATACCATTAATGCCTTATTTCAATTTGGCTTATGCTCAAAACCCTGGTGCAGCATTTAGTTTTTTAGCTGATAAAGGGGGCTGGCAGCGTTGGTTTTTTGCATTTGTGGCGATTGTCATTTGTGTGGTGCTTATCGTAATGATGTATCGTCAAAGCGTGAACAAAAAATTGAGTAATATTGCTTATGCATTGGTTATTGGTGGAGCATTAGGGAATTTGTGTGATCGCTTAGTCCATGGCTTTGTAGTTGATTTTATTGATTTCTATGTTGGTGACTGGCATTGGCCGACATTTAACATTGCTGATATGGCGATTTGCATTGGTGCGGCACTCATTATTCTCGACAGCTTCATCAATACAGACAAGAAAGTGAGTGCAGCTTAG
- the fkpB gene encoding FKBP-type peptidyl-prolyl cis-trans isomerase translates to MLTLVQADSAVLLHFTLKLEDGSIADSTYNQDKPALFRLGDKSLSLALEKQLMGLSVGEKKTFTLGGEDVFGKPNPDMIQYFTPKDFIQLGMPQVGAIILFTVINGSEMPGMVTAVTEESITVDFNHPLAAQDIIFDIEVLEIDPKWEGSNANIAG, encoded by the coding sequence ATGTTAACGTTAGTACAAGCAGATAGTGCCGTGTTGCTGCATTTCACGCTGAAACTTGAGGATGGCTCAATTGCTGATTCAACCTATAATCAGGATAAACCGGCACTTTTTCGCCTTGGCGATAAAAGCCTTTCGCTAGCACTGGAAAAACAATTAATGGGTTTAAGTGTTGGTGAGAAAAAAACATTTACCTTAGGCGGAGAGGATGTTTTTGGTAAACCAAACCCAGATATGATCCAATACTTTACGCCAAAAGATTTTATTCAGCTCGGTATGCCTCAAGTTGGTGCCATCATATTATTTACTGTGATAAACGGTAGTGAAATGCCCGGGATGGTAACCGCAGTGACAGAAGAGTCTATCACCGTTGATTTTAATCACCCGTTAGCGGCTCAGGACATCATTTTTGACATTGAAGTGTTGGAAATTGACCCGAAATGGGAGGGCTCAAATGCAAATATTGCTGGCTAA
- the exbD gene encoding TonB system transport protein ExbD, with protein MAIRLNDDLNDNGEMHEINVTPFIDVMLVLLIIFMVAAPLATVDIKVDLPASTAKPQPRPEKPLFLTVKENGQMYVGEQNVSQEQLASALDQITGINKETTIFFQADKTVNYERIMDVMNLLRKSGYLKVGLVGMEMSQSTK; from the coding sequence ATGGCGATCCGTTTGAACGATGATTTAAATGATAATGGTGAAATGCATGAAATTAATGTTACACCATTTATTGATGTAATGTTGGTTTTACTGATTATTTTCATGGTTGCGGCACCTTTAGCAACAGTCGACATTAAAGTTGATTTACCCGCTTCTACGGCTAAACCCCAACCTAGACCGGAAAAACCGTTATTTTTAACAGTGAAAGAGAATGGTCAAATGTATGTTGGAGAGCAAAATGTTTCTCAGGAGCAATTGGCATCAGCTTTGGATCAGATAACTGGTATAAATAAAGAAACCACTATTTTTTTTCAAGCAGATAAAACAGTAAATTATGAAAGAATAATGGATGTAATGAACTTATTACGTAAATCTGGTTACCTTAAAGTGGGATTAGTTGGCATGGAGATGTCACAGAGCACAAAATAG
- the ispH gene encoding 4-hydroxy-3-methylbut-2-enyl diphosphate reductase has protein sequence MQILLANPRGFCAGVDRAISIVDRALALYGAPIYVRHEVVHNRYVVDNLRQRGAIFIEQIAEVPDGAILIFSAHGVSQAIRREAKQRNLTMLFDATCPLVTKVHMEVARASRKGKEAILIGHVGHPEVEGTMGQYNNPAGGMYLVESPEDVWKLQVKDENNLCFMTQTTLSVDDTAHVIDALNTRFPNIIGPRKDDICYATTNRQEAARELADKADIVLVVGSKNSSNSNRLAELAQRAGKPGYLIDSADDIQEHWLENMQIIGLTAGASAPDILVRQVIERLKILGASEMVELAGHEENIVFEVPKELRVEIKQI, from the coding sequence ATGCAAATATTGCTGGCTAACCCTCGAGGTTTCTGTGCCGGTGTTGATCGGGCAATTAGCATTGTTGATCGTGCACTGGCTCTTTATGGTGCTCCGATTTATGTTCGTCACGAAGTCGTCCATAACCGTTATGTGGTTGATAATTTACGTCAACGCGGTGCGATTTTTATTGAACAAATTGCTGAAGTACCTGATGGTGCTATTTTGATCTTTTCTGCTCATGGTGTTTCTCAAGCAATCCGGCGGGAAGCTAAGCAACGTAATCTGACCATGTTATTTGATGCAACTTGCCCATTGGTGACTAAAGTACACATGGAAGTGGCACGTGCTAGTCGTAAAGGTAAAGAAGCGATTTTAATTGGGCATGTTGGCCACCCTGAAGTAGAAGGTACAATGGGACAATATAATAACCCGGCGGGTGGTATGTATCTTGTTGAATCGCCGGAAGATGTTTGGAAGTTACAAGTAAAAGATGAAAATAATCTCTGTTTTATGACGCAGACTACTTTATCGGTAGATGACACAGCTCATGTTATAGATGCACTAAACACGCGTTTTCCAAATATTATCGGACCACGTAAAGATGATATCTGCTATGCCACCACTAATCGTCAAGAAGCGGCGCGAGAGTTGGCCGATAAGGCTGATATTGTATTAGTTGTCGGCTCTAAAAATTCTTCTAATTCCAATCGTCTTGCTGAATTGGCGCAAAGAGCAGGCAAACCTGGTTACCTAATTGACTCTGCTGATGATATTCAAGAACATTGGCTGGAAAATATGCAGATTATTGGTCTTACTGCTGGTGCTTCTGCTCCGGATATTCTTGTTCGCCAGGTTATTGAACGCTTAAAAATTTTAGGAGCTAGTGAAATGGTCGAACTTGCGGGTCATGAAGAAAATATTGTTTTTGAAGTGCCAAAAGAGCTACGGGTTGAGATCAAGCAAATATAA
- a CDS encoding DedA family protein, with translation MQVLNEIVMAIWHHDFAKLINPDTLWIIYAVLFTIIVLENGILPAAFLPGDTLLVLSGALIAKGVLSFIPTIIILTIAASLGCWLGFLQGRWLSDTNVIKQWLKQIPQEYHDRANRLFNDQGLYALLFGRFLAFVRTLLPVLAGLSTLSHRRFQLFNWLSGLLWIGIIVSLGYAINQIPFIKRHENIVMNILIFLPILLLISGLIGSLVVYWKHKKAK, from the coding sequence ATGCAAGTTCTCAATGAAATCGTGATGGCAATTTGGCATCATGATTTTGCTAAATTAATTAATCCCGATACTTTATGGATTATTTATGCGGTGCTTTTTACCATTATTGTATTAGAAAACGGTATTCTTCCTGCAGCATTTCTGCCCGGAGATACACTACTTGTTCTTTCCGGTGCTTTGATTGCCAAAGGTGTTCTTTCCTTTATTCCGACAATTATTATTTTAACTATTGCTGCTAGCCTAGGTTGTTGGTTAGGTTTTTTACAGGGGCGATGGCTTAGTGATACGAATGTAATAAAACAATGGTTAAAACAGATCCCACAAGAGTATCACGATCGTGCAAATCGATTATTTAACGACCAAGGCTTATATGCGCTTCTGTTCGGTCGTTTTTTAGCTTTTGTTCGCACACTATTGCCGGTTTTAGCCGGACTTTCAACCTTAAGCCACCGTCGCTTTCAATTATTCAATTGGCTTAGTGGTCTATTATGGATTGGGATCATTGTTTCTCTAGGCTACGCAATTAATCAAATTCCTTTTATTAAACGCCATGAAAATATTGTCATGAATATTTTAATATTCTTACCTATTCTGTTACTCATTAGCGGATTGATTGGCTCACTTGTTGTATATTGGAAACATAAAAAAGCCAAATAA
- the exbB gene encoding tonB-system energizer ExbB, which translates to MRKLIASILLAISLINVTFAETNPVGLSEQFQPVNIPNQQDISIANQIPTTSANGEQLSEKDLATEKNVATLQQEPNLLTAQGGFDQDLSIWSMYQHADVIVKAVMLGLIFASIITWALFFSKSIELIGAYRQLRKEQQKLSKVKSLDEAIGIAATFKKSSITRKLYDEVVAEKTLSAGSRDLNGTKDRASFRLERAVASISRYMGRGNGYLATIGAISPFIGLFGTVWGIMNSFIGIAHSQTTNLAVVAPGIAEALLATAIGLVAAIPAVVIYNLFARMINTYRGQLGDVAAQATVLLGRDLDLADSKRER; encoded by the coding sequence ATGCGTAAATTGATAGCTTCTATTTTATTGGCAATAAGTTTGATAAATGTAACTTTCGCCGAGACAAATCCGGTAGGTCTGTCTGAGCAGTTTCAGCCTGTTAATATACCTAATCAGCAAGATATATCCATTGCTAATCAAATTCCAACGACTTCGGCCAATGGAGAGCAACTAAGCGAGAAAGATCTTGCCACTGAAAAAAATGTAGCAACACTACAACAGGAACCTAACTTATTAACTGCACAAGGAGGATTTGATCAAGATCTTTCGATTTGGAGTATGTATCAGCATGCTGACGTGATTGTAAAAGCCGTCATGTTAGGATTAATTTTTGCTTCAATTATTACCTGGGCTCTATTTTTTTCAAAAAGCATCGAACTGATTGGAGCATACCGACAGCTTCGAAAAGAACAGCAAAAACTATCTAAAGTAAAATCACTCGATGAAGCGATAGGAATTGCTGCAACATTTAAAAAAAGTAGTATTACTCGAAAATTATATGATGAAGTTGTGGCGGAAAAAACATTATCTGCCGGCAGTCGTGATTTAAATGGAACCAAAGATCGTGCCAGTTTTCGCCTTGAAAGAGCTGTTGCTTCAATTAGTCGTTATATGGGGCGAGGTAATGGTTATTTAGCAACCATAGGGGCAATTTCCCCCTTTATTGGTTTATTTGGAACGGTTTGGGGAATTATGAATAGCTTTATTGGTATAGCTCATTCTCAGACGACTAATTTAGCGGTTGTTGCCCCTGGCATAGCAGAAGCTTTGTTAGCTACGGCAATAGGACTGGTAGCTGCGATACCAGCAGTGGTTATTTATAATTTATTTGCGCGCATGATTAATACCTATCGTGGACAACTGGGTGATGTAGCTGCTCAGGCTACGGTATTGTTAGGTAGAGATTTGGATTTAGCTGATAGTAAAAGAGAAAGGTAA
- the rdgC gene encoding recombination-associated protein RdgC has translation MWFKNLMIYRLNREFKLSVDKLEKQLATLAYSPCTSQDIMKMGWTSPMGSHSEALIHTVNNQILLCVQKEEKLLPAQVIKQELEAKIKKIETAQARKLKKSEKDPLKDEVLHALLPRAFSKISHTYIWLDITNNLIIVDAASTKRAEDNLAFLRKTLGSLPVVPLSYQNPIELTLTEWVRSGKPANGFSLMDEAELKAPVEEDGVIRCKKQDLFCDEIIAHIEAKKRVTKLALEWEERIQFILSDDGTIKRLKFSDLIKEQNDDIDKTDFAQRFDADYILMTNEISALIKCLIDVFGAEMNI, from the coding sequence ATGTGGTTTAAAAATTTAATGATCTACCGCTTAAATCGGGAATTCAAATTATCCGTAGATAAGCTTGAAAAACAACTTGCCACCCTGGCTTATAGCCCATGCACAAGCCAAGATATCATGAAAATGGGCTGGACTTCACCGATGGGATCTCACAGTGAAGCACTAATACACACGGTTAATAACCAAATTTTACTTTGCGTCCAAAAAGAAGAAAAGCTTCTGCCAGCACAGGTTATTAAACAAGAGTTAGAAGCTAAAATTAAGAAAATAGAAACAGCCCAAGCACGAAAACTGAAAAAAAGCGAAAAAGATCCATTAAAAGATGAAGTCCTGCATGCACTTTTACCCAGGGCCTTTAGTAAAATCAGTCATACTTATATCTGGTTAGATATAACCAATAACCTGATTATTGTTGATGCAGCGAGTACTAAACGTGCTGAAGATAATCTGGCATTTTTACGTAAAACATTAGGCTCGCTTCCGGTTGTGCCTTTAAGTTATCAAAATCCGATCGAACTAACTTTAACGGAGTGGGTGCGCTCTGGCAAACCTGCTAATGGATTCAGTTTAATGGATGAAGCTGAATTAAAAGCACCCGTTGAAGAAGATGGAGTGATACGTTGTAAAAAACAAGATTTATTCTGTGATGAAATTATCGCCCACATTGAAGCTAAAAAACGAGTAACAAAGTTAGCATTAGAATGGGAAGAGCGTATTCAATTTATTCTTTCCGACGACGGAACAATTAAAAGACTAAAATTTAGTGATCTGATAAAAGAACAAAATGATGATATTGATAAAACAGATTTTGCCCAACGTTTTGATGCTGACTATATTTTGATGACAAACGAAATTAGTGCACTGATAAAATGCCTAATTGATGTATTCGGTGCAGAAATGAACATTTAA
- the carB gene encoding carbamoyl-phosphate synthase large subunit: MAKRTDIKSILILGAGPIVIGQACEFDYSGAQACKALREEGYRVILVNSNPATIMTDPELADATYIEPIQWEVVRKIIEKERPDAILPTMGGQTALNFALELERKGVLNEFAVTMIGATADAIDKAEDRQRFDKAMKKIGLETARSGIAHSLEEALEVVEQVGFPCIIRPSFTMGGSGGGIAYNREEFEDICLTGLDLSPTNELLIDESLIGWKEYEMEVVRDKNDNCIIICSIENVDAMGIHTGDSITVAPAQTLTDKEYQIMRNASMAVLREIGVETGGSNVQFAVNPKTGRLIVIEMNPRVSRSSALASKATGFPIAKVAAKLAVGYTLDELMNDITGGRTPASFEPSIDYVVTKIPRFNFEKFPGSNDRLTTQMKSVGEVMAIGRTFQESMQKALRGLEVAATGFDPKVDLDEFDSLTKIRRELKDAGAERIWYIADAFRAGMSVDGVFNLTNIDRWFLVQIEELVRLEEKVTEFGVNGLSAEFLRRLKRKGFADIRLAKLVGVSEAEIRKLRHKYKLHPVFKRVDTCAAEFATDTAYLYSTYEDECEANPDSTQSKIMVLGGGPNRIGQGIEFDYCCVHAALALREDGYQTIMVNCNPETVSTDYDTSDRLYFEPVTLEDVLEIVRIEQPAGVIVQYGGQTPLKLALALEEAGVPIIGTSPDAIDRAEDRERFQQAVTRLGLKQPENATVTTIEQAIEKAHSIGYPLVVRPSYVLGGRAMEIVYDETDLRRYFQTAVSVSNDAPVLLDHFLDDAIEVDVDAICDGEAVLIGGIMEHIEQAGVHSGDSACSLPPYTLSQNIQNVMRKQVKKLAFELRVRGLVNVQFAVKNNEVYLIEVNPRAARTVPFVSKATGIPLAKVAARVMVGQSLAKQGITKEIIPPYYSVKEVVLPFNKFPGVDPILGPEMRSTGEVMGIGRTFAEAFAKAMFGCSSTMKKSGRALLSVRENDKAKIVDLAAKLIEHGFDLDATHGTAIVLGEAGINPRLVNKVHEGRPHIQDRIKNGEYSYIVNTTAGRRAIEDSKLIRRSALQYKVNYDTTINGGFATAISLNADPTERVISVQEMHKMIGR; this comes from the coding sequence ATGGCAAAGCGTACAGATATAAAAAGTATCCTGATTTTAGGTGCCGGTCCAATTGTTATAGGCCAAGCTTGTGAATTTGATTACTCAGGTGCACAAGCTTGCAAAGCACTACGTGAAGAGGGTTATCGCGTTATTTTAGTCAATTCCAATCCGGCAACTATTATGACAGATCCCGAACTGGCGGATGCTACTTATATTGAGCCGATTCAGTGGGAAGTGGTACGCAAAATTATTGAAAAAGAGCGGCCTGATGCGATTTTACCTACAATGGGTGGACAAACTGCTTTAAACTTTGCTTTAGAATTAGAGCGTAAAGGCGTATTAAACGAATTTGCTGTTACTATGATTGGCGCAACGGCTGATGCAATTGATAAGGCGGAAGATCGTCAGCGGTTTGATAAAGCAATGAAGAAAATCGGCCTTGAAACTGCTCGTTCAGGAATTGCCCATTCCCTGGAAGAAGCATTAGAAGTGGTAGAGCAAGTAGGCTTCCCCTGTATTATTCGCCCTTCATTTACTATGGGCGGTTCGGGTGGCGGTATTGCTTATAACCGTGAAGAGTTTGAAGACATTTGTCTGACCGGTTTAGATCTTTCACCAACCAATGAATTATTGATAGATGAATCGTTAATTGGTTGGAAAGAGTATGAAATGGAAGTGGTTCGTGATAAAAATGATAATTGTATCATTATCTGTTCTATTGAAAATGTCGATGCGATGGGGATCCATACGGGAGATTCTATTACTGTTGCTCCTGCACAAACATTAACCGATAAAGAATACCAAATTATGCGCAATGCATCGATGGCAGTGTTGCGAGAAATTGGTGTAGAAACAGGTGGTTCAAATGTTCAATTTGCCGTAAATCCTAAAACTGGTCGTTTAATTGTTATTGAAATGAATCCCCGGGTATCACGTTCATCGGCCCTGGCATCTAAAGCAACTGGTTTTCCTATTGCTAAGGTTGCAGCGAAACTTGCGGTAGGTTATACCCTTGATGAATTAATGAATGATATTACCGGCGGGCGCACACCCGCTTCTTTTGAACCTTCTATTGATTATGTCGTGACTAAGATCCCGCGTTTTAACTTTGAAAAATTCCCGGGTAGTAATGATCGTCTGACAACTCAGATGAAATCTGTTGGTGAGGTCATGGCGATTGGGCGAACTTTTCAAGAATCTATGCAAAAAGCATTGCGTGGATTAGAAGTCGCCGCAACGGGTTTTGATCCTAAAGTAGATTTAGATGAATTCGACTCGTTAACCAAAATTCGCCGTGAATTGAAAGACGCTGGAGCTGAACGTATTTGGTATATAGCCGATGCATTCCGCGCAGGTATGTCTGTGGATGGTGTGTTTAATTTAACTAATATCGATCGTTGGTTCTTGGTACAGATTGAAGAACTTGTTCGTTTAGAAGAGAAGGTTACTGAGTTTGGCGTTAATGGATTGTCAGCAGAGTTTTTGCGGCGCTTGAAACGAAAAGGTTTTGCCGATATTCGTTTAGCTAAATTAGTCGGTGTTTCTGAAGCTGAAATCCGTAAATTACGTCATAAATATAAATTGCATCCTGTTTTTAAGCGAGTTGATACTTGTGCGGCAGAATTTGCTACCGATACCGCTTATCTCTATTCCACTTATGAAGATGAATGTGAAGCCAATCCTGACAGTACCCAATCTAAGATTATGGTACTAGGTGGTGGACCAAACCGCATTGGTCAAGGAATTGAATTTGATTATTGCTGTGTTCATGCTGCGTTGGCGTTACGTGAGGACGGTTATCAAACAATAATGGTAAACTGTAATCCTGAAACAGTTTCTACCGATTACGATACTTCTGATCGTCTCTATTTTGAACCAGTGACGTTAGAAGACGTATTAGAAATAGTTAGGATCGAACAACCTGCAGGTGTAATTGTGCAGTATGGTGGCCAGACACCATTAAAATTGGCACTTGCTCTGGAAGAAGCGGGCGTTCCTATTATTGGCACTAGCCCAGATGCGATTGATCGCGCTGAAGATCGTGAGCGGTTTCAACAAGCCGTGACCCGTTTAGGGTTGAAACAGCCAGAAAACGCCACAGTTACCACTATTGAACAGGCTATAGAAAAAGCTCACAGTATTGGTTACCCATTAGTTGTACGTCCCTCTTATGTTTTAGGCGGACGCGCAATGGAGATTGTCTACGATGAAACTGACTTACGTCGGTACTTTCAGACAGCAGTCAGTGTTTCTAATGATGCACCAGTATTGCTCGATCATTTCCTCGATGATGCCATTGAGGTTGATGTCGATGCTATCTGTGATGGGGAAGCCGTTTTAATTGGTGGTATTATGGAGCATATTGAACAGGCTGGTGTTCATTCTGGTGATTCTGCCTGTTCCTTGCCACCTTATACCTTGAGTCAGAATATACAGAATGTCATGCGTAAGCAGGTAAAAAAACTGGCTTTTGAATTACGCGTTCGAGGATTAGTGAATGTTCAATTTGCGGTTAAAAATAATGAAGTTTATTTAATCGAAGTGAATCCGCGTGCTGCGCGTACAGTGCCTTTTGTATCAAAAGCAACAGGAATACCACTGGCAAAAGTGGCCGCTCGCGTCATGGTTGGGCAATCCTTAGCAAAACAGGGTATAACGAAAGAAATTATTCCACCTTATTATTCGGTAAAAGAAGTTGTATTACCATTTAATAAATTCCCTGGGGTTGATCCTATTTTGGGACCAGAAATGCGTTCGACCGGTGAAGTTATGGGTATAGGTCGTACTTTTGCCGAAGCATTTGCTAAAGCCATGTTTGGTTGCTCTTCTACAATGAAAAAATCTGGACGGGCATTACTTTCAGTCAGAGAAAATGATAAAGCCAAAATTGTTGATTTAGCAGCTAAATTAATTGAGCATGGTTTTGACTTAGATGCAACTCATGGTACTGCAATTGTGTTGGGTGAAGCAGGAATTAACCCGCGTTTAGTTAATAAAGTACATGAGGGACGCCCTCATATTCAGGATAGAATAAAAAATGGTGAATATAGTTATATTGTCAATACGACTGCCGGTCGCCGTGCAATAGAAGATTCGAAGCTTATTCGTCGAAGTGCATTACAATATAAAGTAAATTATGACACTACTATTAATGGCGGTTTTGCGACAGCGATTTCCCTCAATGCTGATCCTACGGAGCGGGTTATCTCTGTCCAAGAGATGCATAAAATGATCGGGCGTTAA
- the dapB gene encoding 4-hydroxy-tetrahydrodipicolinate reductase encodes MTNSDMRVAIVGAGGRMGRELIKAVSQQDGVTLGAVLERKGSSIVGTDAGELVGIGRLNVIISDDLINVLDKFDILIDFTRPEGTQYYLSVCKKYAKAMIIGTTSFNETEQKLIEEAAKTIPIVLAANFSVGVNLVLKLLEKAAKVMGQYSDIEIIEAHHRHKVDAPSGTALAMGDVIAKTMGRDLKNCAVYGRQGITGEREKNSIGFATIRAGDIVGEHTAIFADIGERIEITHKASSRMTFANGAVKACLWLKGKNSGLYSMKDVLNLENV; translated from the coding sequence ATGACTAATTCAGATATGCGAGTTGCCATCGTTGGTGCTGGTGGCCGCATGGGACGTGAACTAATCAAAGCAGTTTCACAACAGGATGGCGTTACTTTAGGGGCAGTGTTAGAAAGAAAAGGCTCAAGCATAGTAGGTACTGATGCTGGTGAATTAGTCGGCATTGGCCGTTTAAATGTTATAATTAGCGATGATCTGATTAATGTTTTAGATAAATTTGATATTTTGATCGATTTTACTCGTCCCGAAGGTACGCAATATTACCTATCTGTTTGTAAAAAATATGCCAAAGCGATGATCATTGGTACTACAAGTTTTAATGAAACTGAACAAAAGTTGATTGAAGAAGCGGCGAAAACAATCCCTATTGTATTGGCGGCAAATTTTAGTGTCGGCGTTAATTTGGTGTTAAAGTTATTAGAAAAAGCAGCAAAAGTGATGGGTCAATATAGTGACATTGAAATTATTGAAGCTCATCACAGGCATAAAGTCGATGCACCCTCAGGAACCGCCTTAGCAATGGGCGATGTTATTGCTAAGACAATGGGTCGTGATTTAAAAAATTGTGCAGTATATGGTCGTCAAGGTATTACGGGTGAAAGAGAAAAGAACAGCATTGGTTTTGCCACGATTAGAGCTGGCGATATTGTTGGGGAGCATACAGCGATTTTTGCTGATATTGGTGAAAGAATTGAGATAACTCATAAAGCATCAAGTCGCATGACGTTTGCAAATGGCGCTGTTAAAGCTTGTTTGTGGTTAAAAGGAAAAAATAGTGGCTTATATAGCATGAAAGATGTATTAAATTTAGAAAATGTTTAG